TCTAATTCTTAGGTTATTTTACAACCTTCACCCATCTGGTGTTCATCCTTCTGCCCGTCGATACGGAGGCGAGTCTCCAGAAGCTCATGCAGGCGGACGAGGAGGGAGATCGCTTTCGCTCCAAGGTCTACACGAGTCCCCTGTACGTCCGTTCTGTTCTCAGCATATTTCCGTTCCTGCATAGGCGTGGCATTTTAGACTTTTGAATGCGATTCTACTTAGGTGTACCTATGTATATATAATTCTACTGTATCTTGTGAGTGACTTTGACTATCTTTAAGATTTATCTTTTATTTAGCTGCGGCAGTGTTTGTCTATTATACTTCTTAAGAAAATAAGCCAAAGAAATCAACTGGGGTTTTGTTTTCGTTAGTCCGTTGCCTTCTTATCACACCGGGTACCCTATTATAGGAGAGTCTATGGATGTTCCTATGGAGCTGGAAATAACTTTTTGTAGAGCCGATATGCCCAAGCTGTCACAACAGCTGTTTCTATTTAGATCATGTCGTATCTTGTCAAATTATTATCTTTGGAGAGAAagagcgtgtgatgtttgaaTAGAGCGAGGCACAAGTTCCACAAAAGCAATAATACCACACTGCGAATACGTTCCAAAACATAACTGATTCGCTTTCAGCGCCACCCAGTTTGGTGTTCCACagttcacacacacacagacccaCACTAAGGCAGAAAAGGCAAAGCACAAGGTGTATTAATATCAGGTAAGGAAGAGATCTGTTTTTCTTCAATGCATACTGGCGCTGCGTTTCAGACTAACATAGCGTGGCTGATAAAAATGCGAGAATTCCTCACCTAGCAACCTTTAATAAATACAAGTTTTTTGCTTTCGGCCAATGAAACTTGACATAAATGCAAGATTTTATCATTTATTTTCTTCTTCATTCAAACGTAAACAAATGACGCCTTGTTTCGTTCCCTTTCAATTTATGCTCAGCTCATTCGTGTATGTACGAGTCAGCGGGTAAGTAAGAACAAAGTACAAAACAAAACGTAAAAAGTTCAAGAAATTTAAAATGTTGCTATCGATTACCTTTTATCGATTTCAACTGAGAAAATCagctggtttttttttacattttatcAGTTTCAGCTGAGAATATCAGCTTATCAACAGAGAGAGCTTCCATAAAAAGCTTTCCCATCGTCACATGTTTTGCCCCCATACTCTTACTTTGGAGCCACAGCTGCTTTGGAGTCTTTTTTCTGTACGCTGCTGCAGTCAGGTGACTtggaaaaataaaagaaagaaCACAGAAAAATGGGAACCGGCACGAAGAACTACCTTGCACCCGAGTGGCTGACCGTGGAGTTCCTGCAGGATGTGCTCAAGGAGCATTTTAAGGACGAGACGCTAACCGTCAGCGATCTTCTGGTTAAGAGCGCCCAGGTGGAAGACACTGCTGTGGGCTTTGCCAGCGAAATGCACCGGGCCACCTTCAATCTGCAGCGAGGCGAGGCTGCCAAGAGTAAGTTCTCGGTGATCATCAAGGACCATCCGAAGGGACAAACTGGAGCCGTGGCCCAGCGCAGCAGGCTCTTCAAGCGCGAGATTCTCTCCTACAAGGAGGTACTGCCAAGGGTGCAGGCTCTGCTGGAGTCCATTGGCGACAAGAGCAAGATAGCCCCTGCGTGCTACTACACAACGGAGTCGCCGGAACCGTTCCTCATCCTGGAGGATATGAAGATGAGCGGCTTTGAGAACTTCGAGCGCGGTCGTCTCCTAAACCTGGACTATGTTCTGCCAACCGTCGAGAAGATAGCCAAGCTTCATGCCTGCAGTGCCGTCATAGCAAAGGAGAGTCCCGAGGTCTTGGAGTTCTTCAATGAGGCGCCCATTTCCCGTAACCCCGATCGGCGGGACTTCCTTACCTACTTCCCCGTGAACCTTCGTTGCGTAGCGGAGGAGCTGGCCCACTGGAAGGGCTATGAGGAGATCACCGAGAAGATGTTCATCCTGGCCGAGAATGTGCTCCAAAGAGCTCTGGCCATGTTtgacgagagcgagaagggTTTCCGTGTGTTCAACCTCACGGATCTGTGGATCAACAATCTCCTGTTTCACATCAACAACGAGACCAAGGAACCCGATGATGTGGTGACTGTAAGTAGCATCCTCATTCAATCATTTGGACTCTTCATTTTACAAACTATTTATAATTTGTTTCTGTAGCTGGATTACCAGTTGGCATATGTGGGATCTCCAGCCATAGATCTCAACTACTTCCTTTATGGCTCTCTCAATGAAAATGTGCGCAAGGTTCACTTCAAATACATTGTAAGGACGTACCAGCAGGTCTTGAAGCAGACCCTGGAGAAGCTCAAATATCAAGGACACATTCCCACACTCAAAGAAATCCATATCGACCTTATCAACACCAGCCTGATGGGTAAGTATTTCCCCTACCCCTTTTTCAGACGTTCTTTCTATAATCATCATCTGTTCTAGGTGTTATTGGCGCCACTTGCCTCACGCCTCTGATTTTCCGCGAGGGAGCTGGCTTTGAAAATCTCGAAGACCTCAACTCCCGCACCGAGAGCGGCGATCAATTCCGGCGGGAAAATGTCGAGAACCCCAAATACCGTGCCTTCTTGCAGCGCACAATTAAAGAGTTTGAGCTCTCTGGATTTTTGGATAAATAAGGTGATCggagagccagagagagagagagagcataaATCGAACAATAGTATTCATATTAATTCATTGGTTCCATGGGTATGAGATAGACCCATTTGTTATAGGAAGAGCACAATCAAAGTAAATGTTGTACAAATAACTGTCCAAATCTGTAAAAATATGTTTTAAAATGCGTACGGTTACACACAAAAGCCCGCGATAAGATAATTTAAGTTAACCTGAGTGCCAGATACCAGTTATAGTCGGAATCTTCGACTATAAGTACGATAGAAATACTGGTATGATTATTCTATTGCTTGGAAGAGCAGCTTTTATTTGTTATATAATGTTAACTTATCATTTCCAACTGACAGTGCATTATAGAGATAACAAACAGTTGAGAGTCGTATTGACGGTGCTCAAATCAATTAAGTACTCGTAATCTATAGATACTCGAAATACATAGATCAGAACCAGATGTGCTTGTTGCTTTGGACATAATCAATTTCATTTTGAAATATCTTCCCTTAAAGATCCTTAAAGTAACCCATTATCTCGAATTGGGGCAACAGTTTCCTTACATCTGCAATGTAGGAATCTATGAGGTAAGCCTTCTGCCGCGTTGTCGGTTCTTGAATAATGTCATGCATCTTAAGGGTATTTGATTTGACGGCCAATATCATGGGCAGAAAAGTGGTAAGCAAGAAGAAGTCTGGAAGGAATGATAGAAAGGAGCTGTTAGCCAAAAGTCCCCACTTTAAACATGATGAACTCACCATAGAATTTGTGGCGATGGATCTGCTGCCAGAGCTTTTCCTGGGTGGGCATGACGCCTTTGTATCCAATTTTCTTGAGTGTATCCGTCAAAACATTGAAGAAATAGTTGATAAAATCTTTTCCATGGTTCCAGCGTTCCTCTGGCTCCATCAGCATATATATGGAGTAGATCAAGTCAAGGCTTAAGGGGACTATATTACAGATCTGGAAGTCCACCAACATCACATCCTCAAAGACACCTGTGTCCTTGTTGTGCTTGAACATCATGTTACGCAGATGGAAGTCTCCGTGGCAAAGCACGTAATATCCATCAGATTGGGGGTCTGCGCGATACTCCTCCATCACGGCACGAGTGCGCTCCAGATAAGAGTCCTTTATTTTCTCAAAGTGCGGCTTGTACTTCTTCAGATCAGGTACCTTGTCAAGCATTTCAATGAAATTGGCCATGCTAGTGGTTACCATTGGATCTTTCAACAGAGTGGGTAAATCGAATAAACCATACTTAAATTCCTTGATAAACTCGG
This region of Drosophila miranda strain MSH22 chromosome 2, D.miranda_PacBio2.1, whole genome shotgun sequence genomic DNA includes:
- the LOC108156912 gene encoding uncharacterized protein LOC108156912, whose translation is MGTGTKNYLAPEWLTVEFLQDVLKEHFKDETLTVSDLLVKSAQVEDTAVGFASEMHRATFNLQRGEAAKSKFSVIIKDHPKGQTGAVAQRSRLFKREILSYKEVLPRVQALLESIGDKSKIAPACYYTTESPEPFLILEDMKMSGFENFERGRLLNLDYVLPTVEKIAKLHACSAVIAKESPEVLEFFNEAPISRNPDRRDFLTYFPVNLRCVAEELAHWKGYEEITEKMFILAENVLQRALAMFDESEKGFRVFNLTDLWINNLLFHINNETKEPDDVVTLDYQLAYVGSPAIDLNYFLYGSLNENVRKVHFKYIVRTYQQVLKQTLEKLKYQGHIPTLKEIHIDLINTSLMGVIGATCLTPLIFREGAGFENLEDLNSRTESGDQFRRENVENPKYRAFLQRTIKEFELSGFLDK
- the LOC108156909 gene encoding uncharacterized protein LOC108156909; translation: MPDNIDTEQFNADELEAPKWLNATYLQNILSTYESAPELKVTDLKISPASAQGDHYASVMFRTQVEYTTGKGVFNKALIVKTMPEEEGHKKEMLSETHLFETEIGMYSKVLPEFERILKQAGDNTKLYVPCIFHSVEPRQVMIFDDLVPLGYTVIRGRSVREEEVRSALSKLAKWNAVSMKVNNENPEFIKEFKYGLFDLPTLLKDPMVTTSMANFIEMLDKVPDLKKYKPHFEKIKDSYLERTRAVMEEYRADPQSDGYYVLCHGDFHLRNMMFKHNKDTGVFEDVMLVDFQICNIVPLSLDLIYSIYMLMEPEERWNHGKDFINYFFNVLTDTLKKIGYKGVMPTQEKLWQQIHRHKFYDFFLLTTFLPMILAVKSNTLKMHDIIQEPTTRQKAYLIDSYIADVRKLLPQFEIMGYFKDL